ACAGCTCTCAGTATATTCGAACTGATACTAGAGGATCTCCTTCTCACATGAGAAGCAATGACTCCAGCAATAGTGTTCACCGCTCTCAGAGTACAAGAAAACGTCCTCCTAGAACTCAAAGGAATCGCATGAATTTACCGGACAAAGGCCAAGTGAACAGTAGGTCACCTGCTCTTGAGAGACTGGGAGCTCCACCCTCTCCTGCTCAGGTTGAGCCTCCGATAGAGTTAGATAGAGCCCTTGCGCTTCTTGGATTTGCTTCACTTTCACTTTGACCCTAAGGTGCTTCATCTCAGCATATTGCAGGCATCATTAGTGATATTCGAATCCTTGCTACTCTCTTCTTGTCTCCactattttctctcttttatgCCTCGCTTTGACAACTGTACTGCATGTACTCTTAGCTAAATTTGTTCTTGCAAGTCAGTCTTTCGACTTTCGTCTGTTATGTACACCTTTGCAGCAGTAATCAGTCTCTTAtttgcccaaaaaaaataacaataataactTCTATGTTTGATTCTACTTTAAGTGGAAAAGACTTTTGGTTATGTTGAGACCTGATGCAGTACGCAGTTAAGAAGAAAGCTGTTGGCATTTGGGGTTGCAAAGGGAAAGCATGGCGGTGTTAGGCTTTTTTTGGTTTAGATCATCTGAAAAGTGTCATTTTGTTATCTGTATTCAGTTGACTCTTTTTGGATTCATCCCTTTTGCTTGTGCTTTTACttttacttcttctttatgGTACATGCATTGACCaaaagtttcttccttctcaGTGAAGTCTTTTGTTAGATTTGAGCTGTGATGATGTACTTAGTAACACTAGTCATCTATGAGTTTGATAGTAATCAACCTGACACCAATTCAAGAACCCATCtttacattttcttttcttacatCTTCAAGagaaataaatcaataatcCATCTAAGAAAaccaatgtaaaaaaaaatagaagaaataaaaatctaaacagACGTGTGAGTGTCGTTAACTTTAACAAGTCCATTACTATCAttaacctcttcttcttcctcaacttTCCTTTTCAATAACCCAAACTTCACCATCCCATCCTCTCCCCAGTCCCACAGATGCAACACAACATACGTCCCAATCCCTCCGATCAACCCATACGCCACCGAGTACGTCAACGGCATCAGAATCATCGTCACAAACGCCGGAATCGCCTCCCTCATATCTCCCCAATCTATCTCCGTCACCgccttcatcatcatcaccccCACCAGTATCAACGGCGGTCCAACCGCCCACGCCGGAATCGAAGCCAGCAGCGGCGTGAAAAACATCGCGAAGAAGAAGTAAACCGCCACCGTGATCGCCGTCAGCCCCGTCCTCCCTCCCTCCCTTATCCCCGTCGAGGATTCAATAAAAACCGTCACCGGCGACGTCCCTAGCAGCGATCCGATCACGATCGCGGACGCGTCGGACATGAACGCGAAGTACTGCCCCTCGAAGTCTCCCTTCTCGTCGACGAATCCGGCGAACCTCGCCATGGAGTAGAGCGTCCCCGTCGTGTCCAAAATATCAACGTAGAGGAAAGTCACCAACGCTTCCCAGAAATGCCCTTTGCTTATCCCCGAGAAGCTTAACGCTCCAGCTGTATTCTTGATGACGTGGACGTCGACGATCTTTTTGAAATAATCGTGCGCGTTATCTCCCGCCGTTGTGTTCGGAAACGCCGTTACCTCCGTGTTACGGAACCACGAAACCGCCGTTACGAACACGATCCCGTAGATCATCGCTCCTTTCACGTTCTTGATCAGGCAGTAAGCGATGATCACGAACCCGACGATGCCCAGCCAGAAGGTGGGGCTCTCCATGCGCCCGTGGAGGCACATGATATCGCCGGAAACGGAACCGAAAGTGACGGTTCCGTTAGCCGACGTTATAACGGGAGCTAACGAGGCACGTGACGAGGCTGGACACGCGGCGAGAGTTACTAGAGTGGAGGGGCTGTAACCGACTAAACCGAGTCcttggttgttttgtaaacCGATGAAGGCGAGGAAGAGGCCTATACCGGCGGATGAGCTGATTCGGACCGGTTTAGGGACGAGTTTCGCTAGCTTCGTTCTGAAGCCTATGGCGGAGATGAAGAGGAATATTAACCCCTCGATGAAAACCGCGGCGAGAGCGGTTTGGTACGAGATTGAACCGGATCCGTGGAAACCGACGGCTGTGTAAGCGAAGTAAGCGTTGGTTCCCATTCCAGGAGCTAACGCTAGAGGGAGATTCGCCATCAGTCCCATGATCACGCATCCGATCAAGGAGGAAGCCACGGTGGCGACGATTAGATCCTTTCGGAGTCCTTCGAGGCAGGCTGCGTAACCGGGATTAACCGGATCGAATTTACAGGTTACGTCCGGTTGGATTAATCTGAGACCCGGTCCGGTACACTGGGAAGGTAGGAGGGTCGGGTTTGAGCAGAGTGGGACACAGTCGGAGACAGAGCAAGTTCCGCCGGAGTCGGAGAGGATGGAGGCGTTTACGGCGAGGATATAAGCCATGGTGAGGAAAGTCGCCGTACCGGCACGGAGCTCCGTCGTGAAAGTTGAGTTGCGTTCGGCGAGTTTGAACCGCTTACCGATCCGGCTTGAGCCCACGTATGTGTTGAGCCGGTTTAGTAGCTTGGGCTTGGGTCTGGTACTAGAAGGTAGTTCTTGCTCCATTGGAGAAATGAAAAGTACAAacttttttagttttgtaatttAGTGAAGAGTTCAgggtgtttatatatatatatcaatgtgtttgtgtgtgtatatataggGAGATTTGATATGATTAGAGAAAGAGGAAAGATTCTGGTTTAGAGGAAGTGGATCTTTAGGAGAGAAGTATCTCTCATGCAACCATGTGTTCAcgattttgtttctttatttttcctttatttatttgtaatatatactttttaaatgTTGATTTTGTTCGGGATTGCAAATGTATTACtactatttattctattttatttattttaagacaAGTGTGTGTCTTTAACGTTTTGATAAATaaagaatgttttatttttttcaactgaGATTGTGAATACGTATTGAGGGTTCGAATGTTACGAACCGCCCGTcccgcaccgcagttaacagtaacaaaaatctctacatataccatatatctatacatttttataactattaaaaccgcaccgcagttaaacCGCTTGTCCCGCATCGCTCAAACCGCAGTTACCATTCGGAGTCGGCAGGGTGGTGTAATGCAAATAGTAGAAGCTTAATTAGTTGAGTAATTAGTCAACTAGTTAGTATACGATTATATGTTACATTATAATTCATGAATAATTCTTTAGattattgacaatattttttttttaaaggtgtTGCAAGTTGAGTCATTTGCATTGATCTTGTGTACAGTAGGTAACTGAGTGAATTACATCACTTTTTGTACAtcacttatatatatagttgttcACTAAACAATGTAACGAGTGCGGTAGCTTTTGCTTATATTGAATAAGCGAAATTAAGAGATTTGGTATTGACTCATAGTAACTTTTGTAGTTGTAATTACAAATTAATGCTTGTTAAACAACGTCAAATTGTGGGTCATTCTTGTTGTATAAATGGTAAAATGCTATAACTCAATAAATCCAAACATAAGTGTGTTTAGTAAATTTAAATGATTAGTATAACTTGTATCGTTTTTGAGTTAATAATGAATTAAAACACGACGCAATATGAACAACTCGGCCATTGTTTAATTTCTATATATGATTATGGTGTGTATGCACATGTGCAGTTACCGCCAGAAGAGGAAACGTTATAGACTTGGCTACAAATTCAAGTGTGAACAACACTGACCTAACTCATCGTTTATATTGTGATCAGCTGACTCTTTTTTTCTCTcccaaaatttgttttaaaatatggtgATATCTTgcagaaatatttttttgtcaacatatctTGTAGAATTAAAGGTTGTTTGGTAGCATTTTTTGGCAAGCTAGTTTTCGCTTACAAAATGTAATATAgactattaaattaaattatataataggaGAATTGATTTTCACGTGGACCGTTGTGTTAGTCAATTTTTTACTCAATTTGTTGATAGCAAGTCAAAGATATCGGTCTGACTACAACAATCGAATAGGTTGGAGGGGATTATTTAATCTTAcgctatttaaaattaattttgaccaaaaaaaacgctatttaaaattaaaatgcatAAAACTACGCTAATTGTTTAATTAGTGGAtcacaaaaaatacataaactaaAAGATTTGCAACTTAACTTTTATGGTTGTTAGCAACGTACTTCTTTCCACACATAACATTAAATCAACACAATAATTAGGCTTGGTTTTCTCCAAAACATGACACATCAGCGTTTAAAATGGTTGTGGGATTGACATGTCATCAAATGAAAAAAGTTGAGGAACCAATGTAATCATTTTGATAATACACGTCAAGGAAAAGAGAGATAACGTCGGAGTCTTCAGATCTCATCTCCGACTCATCCTCCCCCTCCTTACTCAGTTTCTCAGCTTCTCCTCAGTTTTTCAGCTTCTCAAGACGACGCGACGATCAATAGAATCCCTCAAACGTGGACTGGTCGAGCCACAAGTAATTCTTTTGAGCCGTGGAGGCTTCAGATCTCatatcttcctcctcctcctcttcagatctcatctcttcctcctcctcctcttctccgAGCTCGTCGGCGTTGAGTTCTTCTACAGCAGACAGGTCGAACCAATTTCATTTACCAGCCGCATCACGAGTATCTAGCTCAAACAGAAGGGGATGGTAAAAGCAGAAACTCAAAAGTGAATCTCTTCTTCTATTATTGCTTCAGGGTGGATCTCAGTCTGTGTTCTCTAATGTTTCTACAGGTTTACAAAGTTTGGAGGCCCAGTTCCTTATCGTCCAGCTGCAGATATGGCCTTTTCCGTTGCAAGGTTTATTCAAAAGGGTGGCTCTTTCATCAATTACTATATGGTAAGGCTAAAGTGAAGCTTCTGTTGATTTGAGCTATTCCAGTTCTCATACACTGGTTTATTACTCAGTATCACGGTGGAACAAATTTTGGTCGAACTGCTGGTGGTCCGTTTATTGCAACCAGCTATGACTATGACGCGCCTCTAGACGAATACGGTAAGCTTTGCtaaatctcatttttttttcttctattgaCTAAAGATAGTAATTATTATCTTCATTGTAATACAAACAGGACTTGAAAGACAGCCTAAGTGGGGGCACTTGAAATATTTGCATAGAGCGATCAAGCTGTGTGAGCCAGCATTAGTATCAGGAGAGCCCACGAGGATGCCCCTTGGAAACTATCAAGAGGTCCCAACTCAACgccttttttaaatttatttcttcgttaatatttttttgctttgaTCAACTTGTTAAAAACTTTTGTACATTTGTAAATGTGCAGGCTCATGTGTACAAATCGAAATCTGGGGCTTGTTCTGCATTCTTAGCAAACTACAATCCAAGATCTTACGCCAAAGTTTCTTTTGGGAGCAACCACTACAATCTACCTCCGTGGTCTATTAGTATTCTCCCTGACTGCAAAAACACAGTTTACAACACAGCCAGGGTAAGAAGatcattatatttttcatgGATCAAGGTTTTAAAATGCTTCTTCTTGGTTTTATGTGTACTGACAAAGAGTATGCTGGTTTTGGCTTTAGGTTGGTGCTCAAACCTCAAGGATGAAGATGGTTGAGGTTCCTGTTCATGGAGGATTATCTTGGCAGGCATACAATGAAGACCCATCAACTTACATTGATAAGACAAGATAGGCAAGGAGGAGAACTATCCAAATTTCatacatgacaaaaaaaaacataaaatccttacttaaaataattttcatatactaAACCAACACGTAGAGCAGGTGATCCTTTAGATCACTTCAACTTTTGTTAACGCTATTTCTAATTCTTAGCAATGTGTAATATACGTTTAGATTATCAGTTCGAAGTACAAAACTTATGAAtggtattaataaaattatttacttacaCAATAGAACTTGATTTCATCATATTAAACTATAACCATAAAGAAAGATCCCgcggcgtagcccgggttattacctagtaaTGATAATTCAACATCATTAGTACAACCCAGTGAACTACTACTAGACTACATATCCTTATCTTAAATTTAAATCGCCGCGCGCGTTAATCATCATTTTCAAATAAATTCATTGTAGGATTTACATGCCTAGATATTACATTCATTAACATGGTCTAAATAGACGTCACACTGTTCCAGATATAAAGGTAAAAAATTTCCGATCATAAAGTAttattaatatcaataaatGGTCAGTGAAGTGGCAAATAAGAAATAACTATACATAGGAGAATTGATCATCTACTTTGCGTATAAGTTACTCACGATATAGTTCGTTGAATTGAGTCTACATTGAAAATTTGTTCATGAAAGTAAATGATAAGACGACATTTttgaacaagaaaataaaactcGAATTGGATGTTTATTGTATGGGCTATATTATCTCACAAGTTACAGCTCATACATGACATCATTCTATTTTCTTAGACCCTAGTACCTTTATTCTCCCACTAGTCCCAAATCTACTACGTATAAATTGTTGAGAAACCGTCAATCAAAAAAAAAGGGGCGTAACCTTAATGAAACTGattataaatcattattaaGTATCTTCAAAGAGTGACCTATAACACATTGTGTTGATGCAGCGTGTGATTATAGTTCGTATAAGATACACAATACATCAGTCTTTTGTTCTGTACGCCATATTTTTTGAACGTTAGTCATACTCCGCAGTCTCCACTCACGAATATCTGTTTTTCCAAACGATTTCTCTTTTTACGAAGAACACAAAAAGTCAATCATACGGTCATCTTATATACCTATGATGAAAATGATAATGATTCAAATGACGACGGATGAATCAAATAACAGTTAATATTGGATTTGTAGACTTCCTTTTTGCTTTAAAAAGATGGAAGCAGGGAAACGAATACAAAAGTATGTCATGGTACGTACTGGTAAGCAAACGAATACAAAATGTGTCTAGCTCATTGCCTCATTACCTCATGATATAAAATGAAGAGAATTCAGAATGATAGAAGCATAATTCATAATTTTACGTAAGTATTCGAATAATTGAATTCCAAATGACGTGCACGTGATtttgttgtatatatattatttatattttcatgtgAGTTATAAGATGCATACCTTTTGTTGCATACCTATTCTAGTgagtatttatattaatatgtttaCATGTACTAGATGTCCCTTTTGTGAAGAAAACTATATAAACAtaagatccaaaaaaaaaaacattttagacccttaaatttatattaaaaaaatttacatagaGATTACCATAGATTCTCAAAATCTCACGGCCGACCCTGCATTTAGCTTTGGTAATCTCTTCACCAGTATGAATAATTCTAATCGCAAAACAGATATATCATAAAATTACACAAAATCTACATGAATCATAGACTTAATTATCATATAATGTTTTAAACAGATCGTTTGTACCGTatcgtttttatatttttaaaagtaaaaataaataccaTAGTATCTGGTTTGTGAAATTATAATCAATTATTGGAATATGGATTGGTGGTGGCCGATTTCTACACGTGAGGAGATGCCCTTATTCGGCAATCGTTTTTTCTTTTGGCGTAGTAAAATTTGCAATTAATAAATGCATTTGAACTACTTGAACAATTTCatgttatttttttggtaaaagtacAAACATTTTTATGTTTCTCGATCATAATTCAGCGGCTCCACCTCACAGAATTAAGGGgacgactggttttcccgctaccacccgcaaacgcagcttttgcggttaaTAGCGGTTGTCagcggtttgcaacaatcactcaaatcgttctaaaccgcttcaaaccgctccgaatctcataaattcaaaagctggatccagctagcgtttgcggttgcgggcggttgcgggagggtaaatttttttttcttttttctaaaacaatatatatacaaaagtaaaaatatttaataaaaatttaaaattgaaattatgaaaatattaaaatatatctattatattttaattaatattataaaattttataataaaaacaatttcattaaattttcaaaaattaaaattataactttctaaatataaattttatatttattataattttatgatttttgatatttttataattatattaaatgtaaatattattaatttattatttgactgttaccgcatttggtagttagCCAGTCATAAAttacccgcaaacgcaccaatttttaaccgcagtaccagtcgtacaaatcttttaaaaccgctagaaaccgcaaccgcccgcatccacaaactcccgcaaccgcaaccgcaaccgctgcgtttgaaccagtcaggccctaaatcgcatatatttttgtcattttaatttaattttcatttatgaGTTATGGCTTTTAGTAGCATGTactagttaaaaattaaattatctaAAGATATGTCAGTAAATCACTTGCAAGATGGAATATCGTAATCCAGAACCATGATGCCATCAAGGTCTCCCATATAGTGAGCAGAAGGTGTGTGTTCATACATTGTAAAACTAGAATCGTTCTTCACAAATATTGATCGATATACTAAAAGACACTAAAGATAAGATATATGTGTAAGTGATATAGTCAATGTTAATATTATTCTAAAAGTCGTTTTCTCGTAGTCCAGTTTATAGCTATGTATATCATCTGAAACCCATCAATGAGGAATCGACTTTAAgagtaatattaacatttttggGTAATACTTTTAGAGGTTAACCAGATCAAGACATTAATATACCGACCACCAAGACTAAATATAGTTTTGTGTCTGTAAAGAGGAACACGATTCGACATGTTTCCACTTTGTATCCGACTTACAAATATACTCTTTTCTTTAGGCTCTTTTCAATTGGATAAGTAACAAATAGATCATAAGCTAGTGGCGCTCCctcgaaaagaaaaatcaaacagCATTATATCTTTCTTGGAAGgtattgtattatataaaacattattttttcaaaaaccaaGAAATTTCCACacaaagaaacaagaaatatataaaacggaataaaatatgaaatgaaTTGAATGAAAGTTTTTTTGAGAATAAAGAagtgatatttttaatgaaagttTCATGTGAAAGTATCGTTCGGTTACTCATTTTGAGCTGTCAGTTTTGTTCCCTTCCACATGATTTCGACAACCAACAAGGCACTACCATCTGAATCTTAGCTTTCAATTGTCGATCTATTATCTAATActaatgttaatatatatttcttcaaaaaaacctttttatttacttttagaGCACTGTCATTTCAAAAAGattatttatacatttatagatgaaaaagttgaaaacatgagacaaaaagtgttttaattcaaatattcaaCAAAATTCGTGAAATACTCATTTtcacatatttgtttttataatcaaattttgatattaaaaactatattaaaataattaatgttatatggATAAGATATTTATTGTGAGATATTAGAAATATGTTTCTGTTCGTTTCTAATGTTTGTGCTTAGGAATAGGAGTATAGCTTAGATATTCATTACTTATTTATCgccaatttataaatatatcaaaagttACTACGTTGCATGGATGGTCAGGTCACTACGAAAAACATCCACTAAAGAAAAGTTataataaatgttaaaaatttataatacaatattCAAGTAGACGAAAACAAAGATCTAGTACTATTTCTTTCTATGATATTCATCTTAGAACGCTACTGGTTAAATACGTATTAATCATCAAGCGTATAAAATGATGTAGATAACCAAACTATTTTCTGAACTTTACACatacaattatattttgaagAATCAATAGTGGatgataagaagaaaaaaaaaatggaatatgaaAATGGAACCTGATGAGAAATAGAggtgaacaaaacaaaaaggagCGTGATGGAATTGAGGTCTCAATCACTCAGTTTACGGTACTTTTAGCAAAGTAAACCACTTAGCCTTAAAGTCTTCCTACAACGTTTTATTTGTTTGTCGTATCCTCCCCTACTAAAATATCAAACCAGAAAATTACTAcctcaatattttaattttctactaaCTAGATCGATTAGGTTACTGGATAATAAATCAACATTCTCAAACCCAGCCAGTCCAGCCACATGTCTTCAAGCTTAGCAGCTAAATGTTACTTGTCATTTTGTCATTTTTTCTTCAAGCTAAGCAGATAACGTCTAACTATTTCAAATTGAACTACTTCAACTAGGTCATCAGATTGATGAATTGATCCCATGTTTTAGGTGGTTTATGGCTACCATTACTTCACTAGtcttttaaacataaaaataaattttactaaattattagATACAGTGTATTTGTGGGAGACTGGGAGATTAAGAACGTATAATCAGTGGAGAGTTTGAACTTTGTAATGATGAAGTTGGCCAAACCAAAGTGATTAGTGCCAAAGTGTTGACCTCTACTTTTTTACCTCTTGTGtttatctttcttcttttcacAAAAACTCGCTAATCTTAATTTTGTCAATTGttaatcattaatattttagtacatattttcaaaaaagCAATGATACATGCAACTATTTTTATCAAGACTATTGGCCACACCATCTTACATAACTTAGTTTCGAATTTATTTCTCTATATAGTAAACGGGTAAAACATGATTACGGTGTTTTACAGAACTCAGGCTCCGAATGGTGactgcggtttgagcggtgcgggacaagcaGTTCAACTGTGGTGtagttttaacagttataaaaatgtatagatatatagtatatgtagaaatttttgttactgttaactgcgggGCGGGGCGGGACAATGGTCACCATTCGAAGCCTGAATGAATCGATCCTAAGAAAGATATTACTAACTTTTCAAGATTTCGATACTAATTGGATGCAGACTTTTGTCTCATTTTATCGCAAGTGTGTAGGCAACACAAGCACCATATCTTGTCTTCTTGTATGTTAGTTGGATTATTTTACTTAGCCGATGGTCTCTCCATTTGGAAAACATATGTGAAAGAAGACAACAGCACAGTAATTTGTATAAATGTTGTCTCAAACAACGTGGAAAGAAAATATTGAACAGTTTACCTCACATATCGTATTTTCTTTTGGTCAACTAcctcacatatatatatactctattttctcggttttgttttgtttcagtttcTTTGGTCTTTAGAAGCCTATTTTAGCAGATTAATTATCATTTAAGTATGGCAAAAAAAAAGTGGGGAAAATGCTAGATAGTTCACCATACCATTTGTTTTGGTTAATTTCTATATCATTGTCTGTGTCAAAATCAACTATTTTGCTGGCTGGGGAGAAATGGACCCAATTTTTTTGTTGGTACAAATTTGTCCAAAAGTCGCATTACGATCACATCCACTTAATTAGAAGTATTgattaagataaataaagctAAGATCCAACCGGATGAatacaaaattcaaatttataacttttctccctgtttatttttacataaacGTGTCATTACATCACtaattgttttttgaaaatatattgaatCCCCATTTCAAGACAAACATTTACTATTGTAGGATGAGACCTTCAATCCTTCATGTTAATATCCAGAGACAAAATACTAATTATGGAAGACTTTAGGGTTTATAAGGAACAAACTTACATATGTACAAACTTTTTAACAATTTATATACATAACTAGGGATGACTTAATTCAAATTAGTTCAACAAAACGCAAACAAATGTAAGAAGTATTCATTATTATCATTATAGAAAATAAACTTGGGTTGAAAGTTGAAACCAACAAAACCAATTTCACTCAACCACAATgtgtttgaaacttttttcaGAGCATAAAAATATGTTAACCAAAAGCCACTAATAGCTAGTAATGACAGTTGGGACACTGGAGAATCTAATCATTACGAGTTTAAGCTAATGCCACAATTGAACAAGGGAAACGAAGTCTCTCAAAGAACATTCTGATTATAATTAGTAGTACTACAAAACATGTCCCcacttttctttttcgttttttttttaaaccatgcCAATAATATGCCGAAATGAAttaatacattaattatttactaaataattcttaatctaaaaataattcagGAGAGATTCTTTACAAAAGTTATGTGATTTGTGCGATTCTGTGGAGTACCTACAACTAATAGAGCACATGTCAATCAAATTCGCAGTGTGAATCAAAGGTCCTTTTAGGTTTACTTGTAACAATCAAATTTCCATTTATCCATTTCTCAAAAGAACAATCTCTTTACTCTTTTCTTATTCTCTAATCATTCTCTTTTAATATGgcctaatatataaaaaatgctATTTCGACgtaacaaaatatttcattagaGATTAGTAAACCCAAGATTGTGTAGCCAGAATCTTCTTCACCATAGAGATAGTAGAGTAAGTGAGAACTTGAACTTCATAATCTCCAATGATCAAAATATTGTTTGCTTTAATACACAAATGGGTATATACTTCAGTTTCATCACTTTTGCATGAACAGTcactattttagtttttgtctttttttgggTTCTACTTTAAAGTATCTGATTCGGTTTCAACAGCCCACCATTGATGCCATTGTCCAAAGCTCCCAAGAATGTTTTCTTGGGTCCACTTTCCATCGCTTT
The Brassica napus cultivar Da-Ae chromosome A1, Da-Ae, whole genome shotgun sequence DNA segment above includes these coding regions:
- the LOC125587345 gene encoding adenine/guanine permease AZG1-like encodes the protein MEQELPSSTRPKPKLLNRLNTYVGSSRIGKRFKLAERNSTFTTELRAGTATFLTMAYILAVNASILSDSGGTCSVSDCVPLCSNPTLLPSQCTGPGLRLIQPDVTCKFDPVNPGYAACLEGLRKDLIVATVASSLIGCVIMGLMANLPLALAPGMGTNAYFAYTAVGFHGSGSISYQTALAAVFIEGLIFLFISAIGFRTKLAKLVPKPVRISSSAGIGLFLAFIGLQNNQGLGLVGYSPSTLVTLAACPASSRASLAPVITSANGTVTFGSVSGDIMCLHGRMESPTFWLGIVGFVIIAYCLIKNVKGAMIYGIVFVTAVSWFRNTEVTAFPNTTAGDNAHDYFKKIVDVHVIKNTAGALSFSGISKGHFWEALVTFLYVDILDTTGTLYSMARFAGFVDEKGDFEGQYFAFMSDASAIVIGSLLGTSPVTVFIESSTGIREGGRTGLTAITVAVYFFFAMFFTPLLASIPAWAVGPPLILVGVMMMKAVTEIDWGDMREAIPAFVTMILMPLTYSVAYGLIGGIGTYVVLHLWDWGEDGMVKFGLLKRKVEEEEEVNDSNGLVKVNDTHTSV
- the LOC125587373 gene encoding beta-galactosidase 1-like translates to MAFSVARFIQKGGSFINYYMYHGGTNFGRTAGGPFIATSYDYDAPLDEYGLERQPKWGHLKYLHRAIKLCEPALVSGEPTRMPLGNYQEAHVYKSKSGACSAFLANYNPRSYAKVSFGSNHYNLPPWSISILPDCKNTVYNTARVGAQTSRMKMVEVPVHGGLSWQAYNEDPSTYIDKTR